A genomic window from Colletotrichum destructivum chromosome 7, complete sequence includes:
- a CDS encoding Putative Coiled-coil domain-containing protein — protein MPQDPNLYGQPPPKKRKTSTAFGNSLDFTAQLTSLMSASPTTTSAPARARPSRTKDLVLGGARSKARGGGSGSIVPADASTKLNLKEPLGTEEDSSNLARARRRMEEKARLYAAMKRGDYVPKENESAPLIDFDRKWAESEADKDNKAGTSSGSGSDDEADQDKDEGNVIIEYEDEFGRLRRGTRADKERLERQRRRGLLGAEELERMSARPAAPAKLLYGDAIQTMAFKPEDPDRMEELASKRDRSATPPEARHYDADSEIRTKGTGFYKFSKDEETRKREFRNLEDERIRTETSRKEREDKKEARRREVEQRRKDVEAKRAKKLADSFLDGLAAGMNSNKSR, from the coding sequence ATGCCTCAAGACCCGAACCTTTACGGTCAACCGCCACCCAAGAAACGCAAGACCTCCACGGCCTTCGGCAACTCCCTCGACTTCACTGCCCAACTGACGTCCCTCATGTCCGCATCCCCCACCACAACCTCCGcgcccgcccgcgcccgtcCCTCGAGAACAAAAGATCTCGTTCTTGGCGGCGCAAGGTCCAAAGCACGTGGTGGCGGTAGCGGTAGTATCGTCCCGGCAGACGCATCCACTAAGCTTAACCTCAAAGAACCTCTCGGCACGGAAGAAGATTCCTCGAACCTCGCCCGCGCACGGCGCAGGATGGAAGAAAAGGCGCGCCTCTACGCCGCAATGAAGCGAGGCGACTATGTTCCCAAAGAGAATGAGTCGGCGCCCCTCATAGATTTCGACCGGAAATGGGCCGAGTCGGAAGCGGACAAGGACAACAAGGCCGGGACGagctctggctctggctccgacgacgaggccgaccaAGACAAAGACGAGGGAAACGTCATCATAGAGTATGAAGATGAGTTCGGCCGTCTCCGCCGCGGTACACGAGCAGACAAGGAacgcctcgagcgccagcgccgtcgcggcctcctcggcgccgaggaactTGAGCGCATGTCTGCCCGccccgccgcgcccgcgaAGCTTCTCTACGGTGACGCTATCCAGACCATGGCCTTCAAACCCGAGGACCCGGACaggatggaggagctggcgAGCAAGCGCGACCGCAGCGCCACGCCGCCCGAGGCACGGCATtacgacgccgacagcgaGATCCGCACGAAGGGTACGGGCTTCTACAAGTTCAGCAAGGATGAGGAGACGCGAAAAAGGGAGTTTCGGAACCTCGAGGATGAGAGGATAAGGACGGAGACTTCGAGGAAAGAGCgggaggacaagaaggaggcaagACGCCGGGAGGTTGAGCAGCGGCGGAAGGATGTAGAGGCGAAGAGGGCAAAGAAACTGGCAGACAGCTTTTTGGACGGTTTAGCGGCCGGTATGAATAGTAATAAATCAAGATAA
- a CDS encoding Putative FAD-binding domain, PCMH-type, FAD-binding, type PCMH, subdomain 2, producing the protein MERHQKTVSKIAAAVRSFFDRREPYRIFHGSTNSTRPFRRDRFVDISALSNVLEVDKARRTALVEPNVPMDRLVESTLRHGLVPPVVMEFPGITAGGGYAGTAGESSSFKHGFFDDTINEVEVVLANGEVVRASRSERADLFHGAAGAVGTLGVTTMLELQLIEAKKYVKTTYRRTHSVAEAVETVQAETLNANNDYVDGILFSKDHGVVITGKLTDEIPEGSKPQTFSGAWDPWFYMHVKDRTLAAGSGHSDAAAPVVDFVPLAEYLFRYDRAGFWVGAAAFDYFKFVPFTRFTRWFLDDFLHTRMLYRALHGSGESARFVVQDLALPYKNAERFVDYTAESFNIWPLWLCPLKQTAPPTFHPHTGEVETLPTATADGSSTSAGDSTVTAPKPMLNIGLWGWGPANPDEFVAKNRALEHKLRELGGMKWLYAHTYYTEDEFWQSYDRKWYDGLREKYSAMTLPTVYNKVKVDVEARKEELKSWRNVVKSKPPIGGLYGIYKAIQSKDYHLHRRAEWKYKGGE; encoded by the coding sequence ATGGAGCGCCACCAAAAGACCGTCTCCAAGATCGCGGCTGCCGTGCGGTCCTTCTTCGACCGCCGGGAGCCGTACCGCATCTTCCACGGCTCGACTAACAGCACCCGACCCTTCCGCCGCGATCGATTCGTTGACATCAGCGCCCTCAGCAACGTTCTCGAGGTGGACAAGGCCCGCCgcaccgccctcgtcgagcccAATGTGCCTATGGACCGCCTTGTCGAGAGCACCCTTcgccacggcctcgtcccGCCCGTCGTTATGGAGTTCCCAGGCATtacggccggcggcggctacgccGGCACCGCGGGTGAGTCCTCGAGTTTCAAACacggcttcttcgacgacaccatcaatgaggttgaggtcgtcctggccaacggcgaggtcgtccgCGCCAGCCGGAGCGAGCGCGCCGACCTCTtccacggcgccgccggcgccgtcggcactCTCGGCGTCACCACCATGCTTGAGCTGCAGCTCATTGAGGCCAAGAAATACGTCAAGACGACGTACCGCCGCACCCATagcgtcgccgaggccgtcgagaccgtccaggccgagaccctcaacgccaacaacgactacgtcgacggcatcctcttctccaaagaccacggcgtcgtcatcaccgGCAAGCTGACGGACGAGATCCCCGAAGGCAGCAAGCCCCAGACCTTCAGCGGCGCCTGGGACCCCTGGTTTTACATGCACGTCAAGGACCGCACGCTCGCTGCCGGCTCGGGCCATAGCGACGCTGcggcgcccgtcgtcgactttgTGCCGCTGGCCGAGTATCTCTTCCGCTACGACCGCGCCGGATTTTgggtcggcgccgcggccttcGACTACTTCAAATTCGTCCCCTTCACACGCTTCACCCGCTGGTTCCTGGACGACTTCTTGCACACCCGCATGCTCTATCGTGCCCTGCACGGCAGCGGCGAGTCGGCTCGCTTCGTTGTCCAGGATCTGGCCCTGCCCTACAAGAACGCCGAACGCTTCGTAGACTACACGGCCGAGAGCTTCAACATCTGGCCTCTATGGCTATGTCCGCTGAAGCAGACGGCCCCGCCGACCTTCCATCCGCACACGGGCGAGGTCGAAACACTCcccacggcgacggcggacggAAGCTCTACCAGCGCCGGCGACAGCACTGTGACTGCGCCGAAGCCAATGCTCAACATTGGCCTTTGGGGCTGGGGCCCCGCGAATCCGGACGAATTCGTGGCCAAGAACCGCGCGCTTGAGCACAAGCTGCGCGAGCTGGGCGGCATGAAGTGGCTGTACGCCCACACGTACTAcaccgaggacgagttcTGGCAGTCGTACGATCGGAAGTGGTACGACGGCCTGCGCGAAAAGTATAGCGCCATGACGCTTCCAACCGTTTACAATaaggtcaaggtcgacgtcgaggcgcGGAAAGAGGAGCTCAAGAGCTGGCGCAACGTCGTCAAATCTAAGCCGCCCATTGGCGGGCTCTACGGCATCTACAAGGCCATTCAGAGCAAGGATTACCACCTGCATCGCCGTGCCGAGTGGAAGTACAAGGGTGGGGAGTAA
- a CDS encoding Putative AAA+ ATPase domain, ATPase, AAA-type, core has translation MDTDTHSAFAEPINTSTSTPQPAPQLALLDFFFPGFSVFTTAFQRYLGIDLNVYIPLVILCGGATFAWRYFSDYIWEKVEKHLMSTVEVRTDDEIYNILMSWVAAQRFAKNSRRFVVNTNLSSRSWFLWRWDDDEEESDDTFPADGSPSEFGPKKKPLAYTPSFGSHSFWYRGHLLLFKRSQNREQASYLVVSEREEISLSCFGRNPWILKELLQEARAEYQKKDSQKTMIYRGSTRAGSTEPTWQRCMARTSRPFSTVILNEKTKKELVDDVADYLSPATRKWYSNRGIPWRRGYLLTGPPGTGKSSLSLALAGFFKMRIYIVSLSSISANEENLATLFAELPRRCVVLLEDIDTAGLTHTREDNGATDTTEPKEGSGEMVPGQLTPGIPANQPSGRLSLSGLLNILDGVASQEGRVLIMTTNHIEKLDKALIRPGRVDQIVKFTLADDEIIGAIFRAIYAPLEGDENDVPTQQPGMALTLEAEKDLAGQVAKRTADIVANVEALSEVFVDKIPAHEFSPAEIQGYLMKHKRSAEAAVAEAEGWVAEMRKEKRDKELKVAEEKRQAEAKKKKEAEEKKRKEEAEEKKREERKNKRKGEKKSRNNKERSESSASSGSDSSTGPESVAPAKVTTTAAVSEVKADDDGANNTSRKRDSGYGTPVEV, from the coding sequence ATGGACACAGACACCCATTCCGCATTCGCGGAGCCCATCAATACCTCGACAAGCACCCCCCAGCCCGCGCCCCAgctggcgctgctcgacttcttcttcccaGGCTTCAGTGTCTTTACGACGGCCTTCCAAAGGTACCTAGGCATCGACCTCAACGTCTACATccccctcgtcatcctctgcggcggcgccacctTTGCCTGGCGCTACTTCAGCGACTACATCTGGGAAAAGGTCGAGAAGCACCTCATGTCTACCGTCGAGGTCCGTACAGATGACGAGATTTACAACATTCTCATGTCCTGGGTCGCCGCTCAACGCTTCGCCAAGAACTCGCGACGTTTTGTTGTCAACACCAACCTGAGCTCGCGCTCTTGGTTCCTCTGGCGttgggacgacgacgaggaggagagcgACGACACTTTCCCTGCCGATGGATCCCCTTCGGAGTTTGgcccgaagaagaagcctCTCGCATACACGCCCAGCTTCGGCAGCCACTCCTTCTGGTACCGCGGCCATCTTCTGCTCTTCAAGAGGAGTCAGAATCGCGAGCAGGCCTCGTACCTGGTTGTTAGCGAGCGGGAAGAGATCAGTCTTTCGTGCTTCGGCCGCAACCCTTGGATCCTCAAGGAGCTCCTTCAGGAGGCCCGCGCTGAGTACCAGAAGAAAGACTCCCAGAAGACCATGATCTACCGCGGCAGCACACGCGCGGGCTCCACCGAGCCCACATGGCAGCGCTGCATGGCGCGAACGTCTCGACCCTTTTCGACCGTCATTCTCAacgagaagacgaagaaggagctcgtcgacgatgtcgccgacTACCTTTCTCCCGCGACCCGTAAGTGGTATTCGAACCGCGGCATCCCCTGGAGACGCGGTTACCTCCTTACAGGACCCCCCGGAACCGGCAAGTCTTCGCTATCGCTTGCTCTGGCCGGCTTCTTCAAGATGAGGATTTACATTGTGAGCCTGAGTTCCATCTCAGCCAACGAGGAGAACCTCGCTACCCTTTTCGCTGAGCTTCCTCGGCGGTGTgtggtcctcctcgaggacatCGACACCGCAGGTCTCACTCACACAAGAGAGGACAACGGAGCTACCGACACCACGGAACCTAAAGAAGGAAGTGGTGAGATGGTTCCCGGCCAGCTAACTCCCGGGATCCCCGCCAACCAGCCCAGCGGCAGGCTTTCCCTCTCCGGCCTGCTCAACATCCTTGACGGCGTGGCTAGCCAGGAAGGTCGTGTTCTCATCATGACGACAAATCacatcgagaagctcgacaaggCTCTCATACGTCCTGGTCGTGTGGACCAGATCGTTAAGTTTACCCTGGCCGATGACGAAATCATTGGTGCAATCTTCCGCGCCATCTACGCCCCcctcgaaggcgacgagaacgacgtTCCCACACAGCAGCCTGGCATGGCCTTGACCCttgaggccgagaaggacctTGCCGGGCAGGTAGCCAAGCGCACCGCCGATATCGTAGCCAACGTCGAGGCTCTCTCTGAGGTGTTCGTCGACAAGATCCCGGCGCACGAGTTCAGCCCTGCCGAAATCCAGGGATATCTGATGAAGCATAAACGCAGTGCCGAAGCGGCAGTCGCCGAGGCAGAAGGATGGGTCGCAGAGATgcgcaaggagaagagggacaaAGAACTCAAGGTtgccgaggagaagcggCAGGCCGAAgctaagaagaagaaggaggcagaagagaagaaacgaaaggaggaggcagaggagaagaagagagaggagaggaagaacaAGCGCAAAGGCGAGAAGAAGAGTAGAAACAACAAGGAAAGGTCGGAgtcttcggcttcttctgGATCCGACTCCAGCACCGGGCCCGAATCGGTAGCCCCCGCCAAGGtaacgacgacggcggcggtctccgaggtcaaggccgacgacgacggagccaACAACACCAGCCGAAAGCGAGACTCGGGGTACGGAACCCCAGTAGAGGTTTAA
- a CDS encoding Putative peroxisomal membrane protein, with translation MAIREDIVASAQADRLVVLQDPSVASSSIENRVSFLRTKNLTQEEIDAALSRVGVQPAAAAAPGPMAVAQPQQQPYYQPYPPQYAAWQPPPPPPKRDWRDWFIMATVVGGVSYGAYTLAKRYVYPLVAPPTPERLEQDKKSIEEQFDKAFGLVEQLAKDTEELKAAEKERTEKLDTALTDLESIMQELRSANTRREIETQRVKDDVQILKDSIPKAMNTQKDLTDSRLKEVNSELTSLKTLITQRMNAASSSATTNGLRTGGNATPTSSGPNRSAAPGGDNQSASTESTTNSETPKTTSTPSFNRPSPFSGATGTKASIPAWQMAMASRDKDSAASSTTPNETGADSSLQQQSAGTA, from the exons ATGGCGATTCGAGAGGACATCGTCGCCTCGGCG CAAGCTGACAGACTTGTAGTCCTGCAAGACCCGAGCGTAGCGAGTTCGTCAATCGAGAACCGTGTGTCTTTTCTGCGGACGAAGAACCTTACTCAAGAAGAGATCGATGCCGCTTTGTCGAGAGTCGGCGTCCAGCccgctgcggctgctgcgccgGGTCCGATGGCGGTAGCTCAGCCGCAACAACAACCTTATTATCAGCCTTACCCTCCTCAGTATGCAGCAtggcagccgccgccgccgcctccgaaGAGGGACTGGAGAGATTGGTTCATTATGGCCACTGTTGTCGGCGGTGTCAGCTACGGCGCGTACACATTAGCCAAG CGATATGTGTATCCCCTAGTTGCACCCCCGACCCCTGAGAGGCTTGAACAGGACAAGAAATCGATCGAGGAGCAGTTTGACAAGGCTTTCGGGCTTGTTGAGCAACTTGCCAAGGACACAGAGGAGCTCAAGGCAGCAGAGAAAGAACGAACAGAGAAGCTCGACACGGCTTTGACGGACCTGGAATCGATTATGCAGGAGCTGAGGTCGGCCAATACGCGGCGGGAGATTGAGACGCAACGCGTCAAGGATGATGTGCAAATCCTAAAGGACTCCATCCCAAAGGCCATGAACACCCAGAAGGACCTTACCGACTCGAGACTGAAGGAAGTTAATTCCGAGCTTACTAGCCTCAAGACCCTGATTACCCAGCGTATGAATGCAGCATCATCTTCGGCAACCACAAACGGTCTGCGGACTGGCGGGAACGCGACGCCCACGTCTTCTGGACCGAACCGCTCTGCCGCCCCGGGGGGCGACAACCAGTCGGCTAGCACCGAGTCAACTACCAACTCTGagacgccgaagacgaccAGCACGCCATCCTTCAACCGGCCCTCGCCGTTCAGCGGCGCCACGGGAACAAAGGCATCGATTCCCGCGTGGCAGATGGCCATGGCTAGCAGGGATAAAGACTCTGCAGCCTCTTCGACAACACCGAACGAAACCGGGGCAGATAGCAGCCTGCAGCAACAATCAGCTGGAACTGCGTAG
- a CDS encoding Putative tRNA (guanine-N-7) methyltransferase, Trmb type, whose amino-acid sequence MGKAKSKSTKREDYRNARNQEGVAELPRKKFYRQRAHANPFSDHQLVYPASPESMNWTQYYPAFAVEDENPGTADAAVSDANALDASKPKTRSLKKDVEVVDIGCGFGGLLVALSPILPQTLVLGLEIRTSVTEYVQERIKALRVQNQEDGLYQNISCLRANSMKFLPNFFKKAQLSKVFICFPDPHFKARKHKARIVSTTLNSEYAFVLRPGGIVYTITDVEPLHQWMVGHFDAHPAFERVSEDEQEADECVKVMASETEESKKVTRNQGQKYVALFRRLEDPPW is encoded by the exons ATGGGCAAGGCTAAAAGCAAGAGCACGAAGCGCGAGGACTATCGCAATGCGCGTAATCAGGAGGGCGTGGCAGAATTGCCCCGAAAGAAGTTTTACCGCCAGCGAGCTCATGCGAACCCTTTCTCGGATCACCAATTAGTCTA CCCTGCGAGCCCAGAGTCCATGAACTGGACGCAGTACTACCCTGCCTTCGCCGTCGAAGATGAGAACCCCGGCACGGCCGATGCAGCAGTCTCCGATGCAAACGCCCTGGACGCCTCGAAACCAAAAACACGTAGCCTGAAgaaggacgtcgaggttgtGGATATTGGGTGCGGCTTTGGGGGCTTGCTTGTGGCATTGTCACCGATCCTACCACAGACCCTTGTTCTTG GCCTCGAGATCCGCACTTCGGTGACAGAATACGTCCAAGAGCGCATCAAAGCGCTCAGAGTGCAGAACCAGGAGGATGGCCTGTACCAGAACATTAGCTGTCTGCGTGCGAACAGTATGAAGTTCCTCCCCAACTTCTTCAAAAAGGCGCAACTATCCAAAGTCTTCATATGTTTCCCAGACCCACACTTCAAGGCGCGGAAACATAAGGCCAGGATCGTATCAACTACGCTTAACTCCGAATACGCATTTGTATTGCGTCCCGGTGGTATCGTCTATACCATCACCGACGTCGAGCCCCTGCACCAATGGATGGTTGGCCATTTTGACGCCCATCCTGCGTTCGAGCGCGTATCTGAGGATGAGCAGGAAGCCGACGAATGTGTCAAAGTGATGgcgtccgagacggaggagagCAAGAAGGTGACTCGGAATCAAGGCCAAAAATACGTGGCCCTCTTCCGCAGACTGGAAGACCCCCCATGGTGA
- a CDS encoding Putative lipase, GDXG histidine active, alpha/beta hydrolase-3, whose product MSTSSFDFPNPLNMDPAQLKLLLSLLPKLPLIARVALLHALHMSKSSKYLDLRSDLIVSVLRSYIQPNKLRSITSTQKIANRDGGVKGRIWVSTYACPIPETDVRDALIGAVQSLRTPGTPEIDLRLPDIVPVEAEWTGYRSGATDEERPPPIGEKDKYENLQKELTSPLTVLYFHGGAYYLLDPSSHRPATKKIAKLTGGRVYSVRYRLAPQNPFPAALLDALISYMALIYPPSDAYHQPVNPRHIAVAGDSAGGNLSLALLQLLLELRRKNRRILWNGEKRDVPLPGGLALNSPWLDITQSSASWDANGDFDYLPTAGAYAKYNPPPCEAWPAKPPRMALYADDDLLAHPLVTLVMSRNWEGAPPVFICTGWELLADEDKYMARKLHEDGVTVVFEEYEGMPHCFSLILTKTPNARRCFDGWTGFMRKIITHPDTIDSKAITVKAKTLEEVSLTFESLLSNVSEEDMHGRVLKKKEMSLASASDQAVPKL is encoded by the exons ATGTCCACCTCCTCATTCGACTTCCCAAACCCCCTCAACATGGACCCTGCGCAGCTCAAGCTGTTGCTCTCGCTGCTACCCAAGCTGCCTTTGATAGCGCGggtcgccctcctccacgcTCTGCACATGTCCAAGTCGTCCAAATACCTCGACTTGCGGAGCGACCTCATCGTCTCGGTCCTGCGTTCATATATTCAACCAAATAAGTTACGGTCCATCACTTCCACTCAAAAGATCGCCAACCGAGACGGTGGCGTGAAAGGGAGAATATGGGTCTCTACCTACGCCTGCCCTATCCCCGAAACCGATGTCCGTGATGCCCTCATCGGGGCCGTCCAGTCGCTGAGAACACCAGGCACGCCCGAGATCGATCTGCGTTTGCCGGATATCGTACCAGTTGAGGCTGAATGGACAGGTTACCGTTCCGGTGCCACAGACGAGGAACGGCCACCCCCGATTGGAGAAAAAGACAAGTACGAAAACCTTCAAAAAGAGCTCACTAGTCCTCTGACAGTGTTGTATTTTCACGGTGGAGCGTACTATCTCCTCGACCCGTCGTCTCATCGCCCGGCGACCAAGAAGATAGCCAAGCTGACGGGCGGTCGTGTGTACTCGGTCCGTTATCGACTTGCTCCGCAAAACCCCTTTCCGGCGGCCCTGCTAGATGCTCTCATCTCCTACATGGCACTTATATATCCGCCTTCGGACGCCTACCATCAGCCAGTTAACCCGCGACACATTGCAGTTGCCGGAGACAG CGCCGGTGGCAACTTGAGTCTCGCTTTGCTACAGCTCTTGCTAGAACTGCGCAGGAAGAACAGAAGGATCCTATGGAACGGTGAAAAACGAGATGTTCCACTGCCTGGAGGGCTTGCTTTGAACTCGCCTTGGCTTGACATCACGCAAAGCTCAGCAAGCTGGGACGCCAACGGGGATTTCGATTACCTCCCAACTGCTGGGGCATATGCCAAGTACAACCCGCCCCCATGCGAAGCATGGCCCGCGAAGCCTCCACGGATGGCCCTTTACGCAGACGATGACCTTCTGGCGCACCCGCTGGTAACACTGGTCATGAGCCGAAATTGGGAAGGCGCGCCTCCTGTGTTCATCTGCACGGGGTGGGAGCTATTGGCTGACGAAGACAAGTACATGGCCCGCAAGTTgcacgaggacggcgtgACGGTGGTGTTTGAAGAGTACGAGGGCATGCCGCACTGCTTCTCCCTCATCTTGACTAAGACGCCCAATGCCAGGCGCTGTTTCGACGGCTGGACTGGGTTCATGAGGAAGATCATCACCCATCCGGATACCATTGATTCCAAGGCCATCAcggtcaaggccaagacgcTCGAGGAAGTCTCTCTGACCTTTGAGTCTTTGCTGAGCAATGTTAGCGAGGAGGACATGCACGGGAGGGTTttgaagaaaaaggagaTGAGCTTGGCATCCGCTTCAGACCAAGCAGTACCAAAATTATAA
- a CDS encoding Putative hydroxymethylglutaryl-coenzyme A synthase, active, hydroxymethylglutaryl-CoA synthase, whose protein sequence is MATRPENIGIKAIEIYFPSQYVEQSELETFDGVSAGKYTIGLGQTKMAFCDDREDIYSFALTVTSNLIKKYNIDTNSIGRLEVGTETILDKSKSVKSVLMQLFGDNTNIEGVDTVNACYGGTNAFFNAVNWIESSAWDGRDAIVVAGDIALYAKGNARPTGGAGAVAMLVGPNAPVVVEPGLRGSYMSHVYDFYKPDLTSEYPYVDGHYSLTCYTKALDAAYREYNKREAKLSKAVNGNGNANGNGTNGEAKLPKTSLDRFDYLAFHAPNCKLVAKSYARLLYHDYLADADSPAFAEVAPELRDMDYEKSLTDKVVEKTFMGLTKKKYQERVAPGAQVATLIGNMYCGSVWGGVASLLSYVDAATLSGKRVGVFSYGSGLAASFLSLRINGDVSPLAKVLDIPARLEARRKLAPEAYEAMCDLRHQAHLQKDYKPKGDPSTIVSGTYYLENVNDKFQRTYSVKA, encoded by the exons ATGGCTACCCGACCTGAGAACATTGgcatcaaggccatcgagatTTACTTCCCCAGTCAG TATGTCGAACAATCCGAGCTGGAGACCTTCGATGGCGTCAGCGCTGGCAAGTATACCATCGGTCTTGGCCAGACCAAGATGGCCTTCTGCGACGACCGCGAGG ACATTTACTCCTTCGCCCTGACCGTCACCTCAAACCTCATCAAGAAATACAACATCGACACCAACTCGATTGGCcgtctcgaggtcggcacTGAGACTATCTTGGACAAGTCCAAGTCGGTTAAGTCTGTGTTGATGCAGCTTTTCGGCGACAACACCAACATTGAGGGTGTCGACACGGTCAACGCTTGCTACGGAGGCACcaacgccttcttcaacgctGTCAACTGGATCGAGTCTTCTGCCTGGGACGGCCGCGATGCCATTGTCGTTGCCGGTGACATTGCCCTCTACGCCAAGGGCAACGCCCGCCCAACTGGAGGTGCTGGCGCTGTTGCCATGCTCGTTGGCCCCAACGCTCCCGTCGTTGTTGAACCTGGTCTGCGTGGCTCCTACATGTCCCACGTCTACGACTTCTACAAGCCCGACCTCACAAGCGAGTACCCCTACGTGGACGGCCACTACTCTCTGACTTGCTATACCAAGGCTCTCGATGCTGCCTACCGTGAATACAACAAGCGCGAAGCCAAGCTCTCCAAGGCTGTCAACGGCAATGGCAATGCCAATGGTAACGGCACCAACGGCGAGGCTAAGCTCCCAAAGACCAGCTTGGACCGTTTCGACTACCTTGCCTTCCATGCCCCCAACTGCAAGCTCGTCGCCAAGTCCTACGCCCGTCTTCTGTACCACGACTAcctcgccgatgccgacagccccgccttcgccgaggtcgccccCGAGCTTCGCGACATGGACTACGAGAAGTCCCTGACCGACAAGGTCGTGGAGAAGACCTTCATGGGTCtcaccaagaagaagtacCAGGAGAGGGTCGCTCCCGGTGCCCAGGTTGCCACTCTGATTGGCAACATGTACTGCGGTAGCGTATGGGGAGGTGTTGCTAGCTTGCTATCCTACGTAGATGCCGCCACTCTCAGCGGCAAGCGTGTTGGTGTCTTCAGCTACGGTTCCGGTCTGGCTGCCAGCTTCCTGTCTCTGCGTATCAACGGAGACGTCTCCCCCCTTGCCAAGGTCCTCGACATTCCCGCCAGACTCGAGGCCCGCCGCAAGCTTGCCCCTGAGGCTTACGAGGCT ATGTGCGACTTGCGCCACCAGGCTCACCTCCAGAAGGACTACAAGCCCAAGGGCGACCCCTCCACCATCGTGTCCGGCACCTACTATCTCGAGAATGTCAACGACAAGTTTCAGCGCACATACAGCGTCAAGGCATAG